A part of Liolophura sinensis isolate JHLJ2023 chromosome 1, CUHK_Ljap_v2, whole genome shotgun sequence genomic DNA contains:
- the LOC135481977 gene encoding cyclin-F-like isoform X1, producing the protein MVSRLVLRGLGRLPRTPDQQFIPVHMHLGPRTRSQVTIWSLPEEVLLHLLTGLHVTDVLNMRLVHHYFRDLIDNCTTIWTNASFEDTWPSSANIKHFKRAAKHGNIEACVKLGVAYLYNEGLPGDFDGKRITSNGEKAAQMFCKVESLLPQMSPFTWLFIRPPWSLSGACCKECVFTYMKAHLEKTQDSSVMICVAKILALLDDEEKVKQSREYLQAASDKGSSLASYLLWEEAQKAVVHDRAGQLESIRQLRGIAEEGDSEAQLALCRCYVNGKYGGIEKHQAAAFVRGFVQSSKPSNAHKLFRSSSELTPSMRYILVDWLVEVAGMKDFSTQTLHVAIDVVDRYLKLHKTSRSKLQLLGVAAMVICSRFLGKDIITIREAAWLTDNTYKYEDVVRMMGEISATLKGNFRVFTSLDYVELFSTLAGLNAKAKCLTELMCELTLLHAEMGQFTAAEIAACSVLLARLVLKEEFPWPQKLEEFTGFSINDLHECARTLHRKCFLDGAMIDHREVTLQAVKQRYSDDRFQKVGEIKMMTTEELYCQLGITEESLSLSKHKQKLRKTEELIVSPSRTKSLSRRCDVDNADRTKASTPTIDVTNLLNESAMSGYEGDHEDEELEDSVLDQDGYYSDAKSPVSQDAPFAMEEDDTYFASLHTSFDIEKEKQSSLELMLPSWMSPTKDCDLFQQLHQKTDDCEMNGPSSSGVSTSPRSPDFSPFRTFAIGNNSLCAPLCPSPSAISYSGFNIQMDSSESEVERSAKGANSNSLVASFSSNSFISSYGHFAVKKHSSKRKSSRQHGNATKAFIVPQHQ; encoded by the exons ATGGTCAGTCGTTTAG tGCTTCGTGGGTTAGGAAGGCTCCCTAGAACACCAGACCAGCAGTTCATTCCAGTACATATGCACTTAGGACCACGTACAAGGAGTCAAGTGACAATATGGAGTTTACCAGAGGAAGTTTTACTGCATTTGTTGACAGGACTTCATGTTACCGATGTATTAAATATGCGTCTA gttcATCATTATTTCCGCGATTTAATTGACAATTGCACTACAATCTGGACAAATGCAAGTTTTGAAGACACATGGCCCTCCTCTGCTAATATCAAACACTTTAAAAG GGCAGCCAAACATGGAAACATTGAAGCTTGTGTGAAGCTGGGAGTAGCATATCTCTACAATGAAGGAT tACCAGGTGATTTTGATGGCAAAAGGATTACAAGCAACGGTGAGAAGGCTGCCCAAATGTTTTGCAAAGTGGAATCCCTTTTGCCCCAGATGTCTCCATTCACATGGCTCTTCATACGTCCACCTTGGTCTCTCAGCGGTGCTTGCTGCAAGGAATGCGTGTTCACTTACATGAAAGCACATTTAGAAAAG ACTCAGGACTCGTCTGTGATGATTTGTGTAGCTAAGATCCTAGCCTTGTTAGATGATGAAGAGAAAGTGAAGCAGTCCAGAGAATACTTACAAGCAGCGTCAGACAAGGGCTCCAGCTTAGCCTCCTATTTATTGTGGGAAGAGGCTCAAAAAGCAGTG GTTCACGACAGAGCGGGTCAGCTAGAAAGTATCCGACAGCTTCGAGGTATAGCTGAAGAAGGGGATTCGGAAGCTCAGCTTGCCCTGTGTAGATGCTATGTGAATGGCAAATATGGTGGCATTGAGAAACATCAAGCAGCTGCATTTGTGCGAGGATTTGTGCAATCTTCCAAACCTTCTAATGCACATAAATTGTTTCGCTCCAGCTCTGAACTTACACCATCAATGag GTACATCCTGGTTGACTGGCTTGTAGAGGTGGCCGGAATGAAGGACTTCTCAACCCAGACACTACATGTGGCCATTGATGTGGTTGACAGATACTTGAAGTTGCACAAAACATCACGCTCCAAACTTCAACTTTTGGGCGTTGCAGCTATGGTTATATGTTCAAG atttttaggCAAGGACATAATTACAATCCGGGAAGCAGCCTGGTTGACAGACAACACATACAAATATGAAGATGTAGTTCGCATGATGGGAGAAATTAGTGCCACCTTGAAGGGAAATTTCAGG GTATTCACCAGTCTAGACTATGTCGAGCTGTTCAGCACACTGGCAGGGCTCAACGCTAAAGCCAAGTGTCTGACAGAGCTGATGTGTGAGCTGACATTACTCCACGCCGAGATGGGGCAGTTCACAGCAGCTGAGATTGCTGCATGCTCAGTGCTACTTGCTCGTCTTGTGCTAAAAGAAG AATTCCCATGGCCTCAGAAACTAGAAGAATTTACAGGATTTTCCATAAACGACTTACACGAATGTGCCCGTACTCTGCACAGAAAGTG TTTCCTTGATGGTGCTATGATTGACCACCGAGAAGTGACCCTTCAGGCAGTCAAGCAGAGATACTCTGATGACCGCTTCCAGAAAGTTGGGGAGATTAAG ATGATGACAACTGAAGAACTTTACTGTCAGCTTGGAATTACAGAAGAAAGCTTGAGTTTGTCCAAGCACAAACAGAAACTCCGGAAAACAGAAGAGCTGATTGTCTCCCCTTCACGCACCAAGTCTCTGTCAAGAAG ATGTGACGTTGACAATGCCGATCGTACCAAGGCCTCTACTCCCACAATAGATGTCACTAATCTTCTGAACGAGTCGGCAATGTCAGGGTATGAAGGAGATCATGAGGATGAGGAGTTGGAGGATTCAGTCTTAGACCAGGATG GTTACTATTCTGATGCTAAGAGTCCAGTCTCTCAGGATGCTCCGTTTGCTATGGAGGAAGACGATACCTATTTTGCCAGTCTTCACACCTCTTTTGACATTGAGAAAGAGAAGCAGTCCTCTTTGGAACTGATGCTGCCATCTTGGATGTCCCCCACCAAAGACTGTGATTTATTTCAACAGCTACATcagaaaactgatgactgtGAGATGAATGGACCCAGCTCATCTGGTGTGTCAACGTCGCCACGCTCACCTGACTTCTCTCCCTTCAGAACCTTTGCCATTGGCAATAACAGCCTGTGTGCACCATTGTGCCCCTCCCCTAGTGCTATCTCCTACAGTGGCTTTAACATTCAGATGGACTCTAGTGAAAGCGAAGTTGAGCGTTCAGCGAAGGGAGCCAACTCTAACTCTTTGGTGGCATCTTTTTCATCGAACTCTTTCATCTCATCGTATGGACATTTCGCTGTTAAAAAGCACTCCAGCAAAAGAAAAAGCTCAAGACAACACGGCAATGCAACCAAAGCTTTCATTGTTCCTCAGCATCAATGA
- the LOC135481977 gene encoding cyclin-F-like isoform X2 yields the protein MKVLRGLGRLPRTPDQQFIPVHMHLGPRTRSQVTIWSLPEEVLLHLLTGLHVTDVLNMRLVHHYFRDLIDNCTTIWTNASFEDTWPSSANIKHFKRAAKHGNIEACVKLGVAYLYNEGLPGDFDGKRITSNGEKAAQMFCKVESLLPQMSPFTWLFIRPPWSLSGACCKECVFTYMKAHLEKTQDSSVMICVAKILALLDDEEKVKQSREYLQAASDKGSSLASYLLWEEAQKAVVHDRAGQLESIRQLRGIAEEGDSEAQLALCRCYVNGKYGGIEKHQAAAFVRGFVQSSKPSNAHKLFRSSSELTPSMRYILVDWLVEVAGMKDFSTQTLHVAIDVVDRYLKLHKTSRSKLQLLGVAAMVICSRFLGKDIITIREAAWLTDNTYKYEDVVRMMGEISATLKGNFRVFTSLDYVELFSTLAGLNAKAKCLTELMCELTLLHAEMGQFTAAEIAACSVLLARLVLKEEFPWPQKLEEFTGFSINDLHECARTLHRKCFLDGAMIDHREVTLQAVKQRYSDDRFQKVGEIKMMTTEELYCQLGITEESLSLSKHKQKLRKTEELIVSPSRTKSLSRRCDVDNADRTKASTPTIDVTNLLNESAMSGYEGDHEDEELEDSVLDQDGYYSDAKSPVSQDAPFAMEEDDTYFASLHTSFDIEKEKQSSLELMLPSWMSPTKDCDLFQQLHQKTDDCEMNGPSSSGVSTSPRSPDFSPFRTFAIGNNSLCAPLCPSPSAISYSGFNIQMDSSESEVERSAKGANSNSLVASFSSNSFISSYGHFAVKKHSSKRKSSRQHGNATKAFIVPQHQ from the exons ATGAAAG tGCTTCGTGGGTTAGGAAGGCTCCCTAGAACACCAGACCAGCAGTTCATTCCAGTACATATGCACTTAGGACCACGTACAAGGAGTCAAGTGACAATATGGAGTTTACCAGAGGAAGTTTTACTGCATTTGTTGACAGGACTTCATGTTACCGATGTATTAAATATGCGTCTA gttcATCATTATTTCCGCGATTTAATTGACAATTGCACTACAATCTGGACAAATGCAAGTTTTGAAGACACATGGCCCTCCTCTGCTAATATCAAACACTTTAAAAG GGCAGCCAAACATGGAAACATTGAAGCTTGTGTGAAGCTGGGAGTAGCATATCTCTACAATGAAGGAT tACCAGGTGATTTTGATGGCAAAAGGATTACAAGCAACGGTGAGAAGGCTGCCCAAATGTTTTGCAAAGTGGAATCCCTTTTGCCCCAGATGTCTCCATTCACATGGCTCTTCATACGTCCACCTTGGTCTCTCAGCGGTGCTTGCTGCAAGGAATGCGTGTTCACTTACATGAAAGCACATTTAGAAAAG ACTCAGGACTCGTCTGTGATGATTTGTGTAGCTAAGATCCTAGCCTTGTTAGATGATGAAGAGAAAGTGAAGCAGTCCAGAGAATACTTACAAGCAGCGTCAGACAAGGGCTCCAGCTTAGCCTCCTATTTATTGTGGGAAGAGGCTCAAAAAGCAGTG GTTCACGACAGAGCGGGTCAGCTAGAAAGTATCCGACAGCTTCGAGGTATAGCTGAAGAAGGGGATTCGGAAGCTCAGCTTGCCCTGTGTAGATGCTATGTGAATGGCAAATATGGTGGCATTGAGAAACATCAAGCAGCTGCATTTGTGCGAGGATTTGTGCAATCTTCCAAACCTTCTAATGCACATAAATTGTTTCGCTCCAGCTCTGAACTTACACCATCAATGag GTACATCCTGGTTGACTGGCTTGTAGAGGTGGCCGGAATGAAGGACTTCTCAACCCAGACACTACATGTGGCCATTGATGTGGTTGACAGATACTTGAAGTTGCACAAAACATCACGCTCCAAACTTCAACTTTTGGGCGTTGCAGCTATGGTTATATGTTCAAG atttttaggCAAGGACATAATTACAATCCGGGAAGCAGCCTGGTTGACAGACAACACATACAAATATGAAGATGTAGTTCGCATGATGGGAGAAATTAGTGCCACCTTGAAGGGAAATTTCAGG GTATTCACCAGTCTAGACTATGTCGAGCTGTTCAGCACACTGGCAGGGCTCAACGCTAAAGCCAAGTGTCTGACAGAGCTGATGTGTGAGCTGACATTACTCCACGCCGAGATGGGGCAGTTCACAGCAGCTGAGATTGCTGCATGCTCAGTGCTACTTGCTCGTCTTGTGCTAAAAGAAG AATTCCCATGGCCTCAGAAACTAGAAGAATTTACAGGATTTTCCATAAACGACTTACACGAATGTGCCCGTACTCTGCACAGAAAGTG TTTCCTTGATGGTGCTATGATTGACCACCGAGAAGTGACCCTTCAGGCAGTCAAGCAGAGATACTCTGATGACCGCTTCCAGAAAGTTGGGGAGATTAAG ATGATGACAACTGAAGAACTTTACTGTCAGCTTGGAATTACAGAAGAAAGCTTGAGTTTGTCCAAGCACAAACAGAAACTCCGGAAAACAGAAGAGCTGATTGTCTCCCCTTCACGCACCAAGTCTCTGTCAAGAAG ATGTGACGTTGACAATGCCGATCGTACCAAGGCCTCTACTCCCACAATAGATGTCACTAATCTTCTGAACGAGTCGGCAATGTCAGGGTATGAAGGAGATCATGAGGATGAGGAGTTGGAGGATTCAGTCTTAGACCAGGATG GTTACTATTCTGATGCTAAGAGTCCAGTCTCTCAGGATGCTCCGTTTGCTATGGAGGAAGACGATACCTATTTTGCCAGTCTTCACACCTCTTTTGACATTGAGAAAGAGAAGCAGTCCTCTTTGGAACTGATGCTGCCATCTTGGATGTCCCCCACCAAAGACTGTGATTTATTTCAACAGCTACATcagaaaactgatgactgtGAGATGAATGGACCCAGCTCATCTGGTGTGTCAACGTCGCCACGCTCACCTGACTTCTCTCCCTTCAGAACCTTTGCCATTGGCAATAACAGCCTGTGTGCACCATTGTGCCCCTCCCCTAGTGCTATCTCCTACAGTGGCTTTAACATTCAGATGGACTCTAGTGAAAGCGAAGTTGAGCGTTCAGCGAAGGGAGCCAACTCTAACTCTTTGGTGGCATCTTTTTCATCGAACTCTTTCATCTCATCGTATGGACATTTCGCTGTTAAAAAGCACTCCAGCAAAAGAAAAAGCTCAAGACAACACGGCAATGCAACCAAAGCTTTCATTGTTCCTCAGCATCAATGA